In one Oncorhynchus nerka isolate Pitt River linkage group LG7, Oner_Uvic_2.0, whole genome shotgun sequence genomic region, the following are encoded:
- the LOC115131781 gene encoding tripartite motif-containing protein 46-like, with the protein MMDALVRISSNMKSMERELHCPVCKEIVKQPVVLPCQHSVCLMCASEVLVQNGYPPPELPPEPNSPASTPNTRSPHQARRPMPSKADHRPIDRVLRSGFGTYLSPGRRRKEPPHAMLFPCPPCGREVELGEKGLTDCLRNLTLERIVERYRHTVSLGSVAVMCQFCKPPQSLEATKGCADCRASFCNECFKLYHPWGTPRAQHEHVQPTLNFRPKVLSCPEHDQERLHFYCRTCQRLLCPLCKLRRVHAGHKVAPVAQAYQTLKDKITKEMNYVLANQETVLGQITQLESAITQTEANSVAAREQLSQSVKDLTALLAERHASLTEALERARQKRGEALAGQVAERRSLLEHAGLMALSQELLKETDPPCFVQAARQTHSRLSTSIEGLQCFSLAADPSFRHFQLDVSKELKLLTDLQFIQAPLAPVIDTQKTLAYDQLFLCWRLPQESAPAWHFSVEFRRRGVVPGGGARGGIQGRLAAARWGWQRLEEVGGTSAVIDRLEMDSVYVLRVRGCNKAGFGEYSEEVYLHTPPAPVLNFYLDSRWGLHADRLVVSKEQRCARSVPGLSLLQAADLALTSCHLTADLLVGDVAITQGRHYWACSVEPGSYLVKVGVGLEAKLQEWFHLPQDMASPRYDPDSGHDSGAEDSLDSPPPFSFLTMGMGKIFLPHGPNHHNNHGCPANGTSPRRSPTISNGNIPASSPTGLTYPLPPRLGVCLDFEKGRVTFYDAHSLRPLWEGPVDCSGPVCPAFCFIGGGALQLQELVANRMADQTPVRRVTIQPRVTNLNN; encoded by the exons tctAACATGAAGAGCATGGAGCGCGAGCTGCATTGCCCGGTGTGTAAGGAGATCGTCAAGCAGCCCGTGGTCCTGCCGTGTCAGCACAGCGTCTGTCTGATGTGTGCCTCCGAGGTTCTGGTTCAAAATGGCTACCCTCCTCCGGAGTTGCCGCCCGAGCCCAACTCTCCTGCCTCCACCCCCAACACCCGCTCTCCCCACCAGGCACGCAGGCCCATGCCCAGCAAGGCCGACCATCGACCCATTGACCGCGTGCTACGTTCag GATTTGGGACCTATCTGTCGCCGGGGCGACGGCGTAAGGAACCACCCCATGCAATGTTATTTCCATGCCCGCCCtgtgggagggaggtagagctgggagagaagggtctgactgACTGCCTGCGTAACCTCACCTTGGAGCGCATTGTAGAGAG gtacagacacacagtgAGCCTAGGCAGTGTGGCTGTGATGTGTCAGTTCTGCAAGCCTCCCCAGTCCCTGGAGGCCACTAAGGGCTGCGCCGACTGCCGAGCCAGCTTCTGTAACGAGTGTTTCAAGCTCTACCACCCCTGGGGGACACCGCGCGCCCAGCACGAACACGTCCAGCCCACCCTCAACTTCAGGCCCAAG GTTCTGTCGTGTCCTGAGCATGACCAGGAGCGTCTGCACTTCTACTGTAGGACGTGCCAGCGGTTGCTGTGCCCGCTCTGCAAGCTGCGCCGCGTACATGCCGGGCACAAAGTGGCGCCAGTCGCCCAGGCCTACCAGACTCTCAAG GACAAGATTACCAAGGAGATGAACTACGTTCTGGCCAACCAAGAGACGGTGCTGGGCCAGATCACACAGCTGGAGAGTGCCATCACTCAGACAGAG GCCAACAGTGTAGCGGCACGGGAGCAGCTGTCTCAGAGCGTGAAGGACCTGACTGCCCTCCTCGCTGAGCGCCACGCCTCATTGACCGAGGCCCTGGAGAGGGCGAGGCAGAAGCGGGGCGAGGCGTTGGCGGGCCAGGTGGCGGAGAGGCGGAGCCTGCTGGAGCATGCAGGCCTCATGGCGTTGTCCCAGGAGCTGCTGAAGGAGACAGACCCGCCCTGCTTCGTCCAGGCAGCACGCCAGACACACAGCAG GTTATCCACGTCCATCGAGGGGCTGCAGTGTTTCTCTCTGGCCGCTGATCCCTCCTTCAGACACTTCCAGCTGGACGTCTCCAAAGAGCTCAAACTCCTCACAGACCTGCAGTTCATCCAGg CCCCTCTGGCCCCTGTCATTGACACCCAAAAGACCCTGGCCTATGACCAGCTTTTTCTGTGTTGGCGGCTGCCTCAGGAATCCGCTCCCGCCTGGCACTTCTCTGTGGAGTTCCGTCGCCGTGGGGTGGTGCCAGGAGGTGGGGCCAGAGGTGGTATCCAAGGACGATTGGCTGCGGCCCGCTGGGGCTGGCAGCGGCTGGAGGAAGTGGGCGGGACCAGTGCTGTGATTGACAGGTTGGAGATggacagtgtgtatgtgttgagGGTGAGAGGCTGCAACAAGGCCGGCTTCGGGGAGTACAGTGAGGAGGTGTACCTACACACCCCGCCAgcaccag TGTTAAATTTTTACCTGGACTCTCGCTGGGGTCTCCATGCCGACCGGCTGGTGGTGAGTAAGGAGCAGCGCTGCGCCCGGAGCGTCCCCGGTCTGTCCCTGCTGCAGGCCGCCGACCTAGCGCTCACTTCCTGTCACCTGACTGCAGACCTGCTGGTGGGCGACGTGGCCATCACCCAGGGCAGGCACTACTGGGCATGCTCAGTGGAGCCCGGCTCCTATCTGGTCAAG GTGGGGGTGGGCCTAGAGGCCAAACTACAGGAGTGGTTTCATCTTCCCCAAGACATGGCCAGTCCCCG ctatgaccCAGACAGTGGTCATGACAGTGGGGCGGAGGATTCTCTGGactcccctccccccttctccTTCCTCACCATGGGGATGGGTAAGATCTTCCTGCCCCACGGTCCCAACCATCATAACAACCATGGTTGCCCCGCCAATGGCACCAGCCCTCGCCGCAGCCCCACCATCTCCAACGGGAACATCCCCGCCTCCTCGCCTACGGGCCTCACCTACCCCCTGCCTCCCAGGCTCGGGGTGTGCCTTGACTTCGAGAAGGGTCGCGTCACTTTCTACGATGCCCACTCGCTCCGTCCACTGTGGGAAGGGCCTGTCGATTGCTCCGGCCCCGTTTGCCCGGCTTTCTGTTTTATTGGCGGAGGGGCGCTGCAGTTACAGGAGCTTGTGGCCAATCGGATGGCAGACCAGACTCCGGTCAGGAGGGTCACCATCCAACCACGTGTCACTAATCTGAATAACTAG